The proteins below come from a single Fusarium verticillioides 7600 chromosome 3, whole genome shotgun sequence genomic window:
- a CDS encoding 3-hydroxyanthranilate 3,4-dioxygenase (At least one base has a quality score < 10), translating into MLGPPVNLPKWLEENSHLLQPPINNYCVYNEDFSVMIVGGPNARTDYHINQTPEWFYQYKGAMMLKVVDEGEFRDIIIREGDMFLLPGNTPHNPVRFANTVGVVLEQRRPKDSLDRMRWYCADCGEIVHEAAFHCTDLGTQIKAAVQDFKSSEDKRTCSKCGTMADAAPKPGTIQDPNLS; encoded by the exons atgcttgGGCCACCCGTCAACCTTCCAAAGTG GCTTGAAGAAAACTCCCATCTGCTACAGCCCCCTATCAACAACTACTGTGTCTACAATGAAGACTTTAGTGTCATG ATCGTTGGTGGTCCAAATGCCCGCACTGACTACCACATCAACCAAACTCCCGAGTGGTTCTACCAATACAAAGGAGCAATGATGCTCAAAGTCGTCGACGAAGGGGAATTCCgtgacatcatcatccgtGAAGGTGATATGTTTCTCCTACCTGGAAACACACCGCACAACCCCGTCCGCTTCGCCAACACAGTTGGAGTTGTCCTAGAGCAGCGTCGTCCTAAGGACTCACTCGATCGTATGCGTTGGTACTGCGCTGACTGTGGTGAGATTGTTCACGAGGCTGCGTTCCATTGCACCGACCTTGGCACTCAAATTAAGGCAGCCGTTCAAGACTTTAAGAGCAGTGAGGACAAGAGGACTTGTTCCAAGTGTGGTACTATGGCTGATGCGGCACCGAAGCCGGGCACTATTCAGGATCCTAATCTGTCGTGA
- a CDS encoding acylpyruvate hydrolase, whose translation MFALRRTMATMAPQATSSLKQAGKVVCIGRNFAEHIAELNNTKPKQPFFFLKPTSSIVLPGEGPVLRPKGIDMHYEVELALVIGKLTRDLQASDTQGALDAIKAYAIAIDFTARNAQNEAKKKGLPWDIAKGFDTFLPLSNIISKTAIKDPHNVELFLQLNGETKQQGSTNLMIYQIPRILSDISKVMTLHPGDIVLTGTPAGVGPAVPGDVIRAGVRVDGKELEEGAIEIPVEESPSSYSFAET comes from the exons ATGTTCGCTCTGAGACGCACAATGGCCACTATGGCCCCTCAAGCTACGTCTAGCCTCAAGCAGGCCGGCAAGGTTGTCTGTATCGGTCGCAACTTTGC GGAGCACATTGCTGAGCtgaacaacaccaaacccAAGcagcccttcttcttcctgaagCCCACGTCTTCCATCGTCCTACCAGGCGAGGGTCCCGTTCTGAGACCAAAGGGCATTGACATGCACTATGAGGTTGAGTTGGCTCTCGTAATTGGAAAGCTCACCCGGGATCTTCAAGCCTCTGATACCCAGGGAGCTCTTGATGCTATCAAGG CTTACGCTATCGCCATTGACTTCACCGCCCGCAACGCCCAgaatgaggccaagaagaagggtctCCCATGGGACATCGCCAAAGGGTTCGATACTTTCTTGCCTCtgagcaacatcatctctaAGACTGCTATTAAGGACCCTCACAATgttgagctcttcctccagctcAACGGTGAGACCAAGCAACAGGGCTCAACCAACCTCATGATTTACCAGATCCCTCGTATCTTAAGTGATATCTCCAAGGTTATGACACTCCACCCCGGCGATATTGTTCTTACTGGTACACCTGCCGGCGTTGGGCCTGCCGTGCCGGGTGATGTTATTCGGGCGGGTGTGAGAGTTGACGGAAaggagttggaggagggtGCCATTGAGATTCCCGTGGAGGAATCGCCTAGCTCATACAGTTTTGCTGAGACCTGA